The window CTCACGCCAAGGGCCAGCAGCTCGCTGGTGCGCGAAGCGGCGGCAAGACGCTGCAGGTAGTCGATGAGCGAGTCTTCGACACGCACTTTGTTACAATCGGCCTGCAGGACAAGGATGTCGTCGGCATGTAGCACCGGCGAGAGTGCGTCCACGTCCGTGCTGCCGTGGGACTGCGCGAGGATCGCCCGCTCGGCCTCGGCGCTGGGGTAGCCCATTTCAAAGCACAGCAGAAAGCGATCGAGCTGGCTCTCAGGCAGCGGGAAGGTTCCCGCATGTTCCTGCGGGTTCTGCGTCGCAATGACCAGAAACGGCCGGGGGAGCGGATGGCTCACGCCGTCGACGGTCACCTGGGCTTCGTTCATGGCTTCAAGGAGCGCGCTCTGGGTCTTGGGGCTCGCCCGGTTGATCTCATCGGCAAGCACAATGGAGTGAAAGATCGGGCCGGGATGAAACTCGAAGGCCCGCGTTGCTTCATTCCAGATGGAAACGCCAGTCACGTCACCAGGCAGCAGGTCGGCGGTGAACTGCATGCGCTGGAAACTCGCGTCGAGTGACCTTGCCAGTGAGCGCGCCAGCGTCGTCTTGCCCACGCCCGGAATATCGTCGACGAGCACATGGCCACCGGCAATCAGCGCAATGAGCGAGAGCTCGATGGCTTCGTCCTTGCCCTTGATCACATGGCCCATGTTGGCGAGCACCCGCTCCAGCGCGTGGGCCCCACCGGTATTCACTTTGACGCTCTCGACACTCAAGCTTCGTATTCCTTCTAGCGCCCCTTGAAGTTGGGAGCGCGCTTTTCAAGGAAGGCCGCCCGGCCCTCCATCAGATCTTCGCTGGCAAAGCACTCGCGTTCAAGGGCGCGCAGCTCGCTCTGGACTTCCTCGGGCAGCCCCGGTCCCTTTGCCAGGGCGCCGAAACTGCGCTTCATGTTCCGCACCGCAAGCGGCGCCGCCGCG is drawn from Chrysiogenia bacterium and contains these coding sequences:
- a CDS encoding MoxR family ATPase; amino-acid sequence: MGHVIKGKDEAIELSLIALIAGGHVLVDDIPGVGKTTLARSLARSLDASFQRMQFTADLLPGDVTGVSIWNEATRAFEFHPGPIFHSIVLADEINRASPKTQSALLEAMNEAQVTVDGVSHPLPRPFLVIATQNPQEHAGTFPLPESQLDRFLLCFEMGYPSAEAERAILAQSHGSTDVDALSPVLHADDILVLQADCNKVRVEDSLIDYLQRLAAASRTSELLALGVSPRGALALRRAGQARALLHGRDYATPDDFKRLAVPVFAHRVQLKENFAHGGSARQAAERVIESLLSDVAVPR